One Phaseolus vulgaris cultivar G19833 chromosome 2, P. vulgaris v2.0, whole genome shotgun sequence DNA window includes the following coding sequences:
- the LOC137810988 gene encoding probable LRR receptor-like serine/threonine-protein kinase At4g36180 has translation MPVLLLLLLFCAPLLTCADRSAVTVVEIQALTSFKLNLHDPVGALDGWDPTSPAAPCDWRGVACTNSRVTELRLPRLQLGGRLSERVSELRMLRKISLRSNNFNGTIPSSLSKCTLLWSLFLQDNSFSGNLPTEIANLTGLKILNVALNRLSGSIPGILPLGLKALDLSSNAFSGAIPSSIANLYQLQLINLSYNHFSGEIPASLGELQQLQYLWLDHNLLGGTLPSALANCSALLHLSVEGNALTGEIPSAISVLPKLQVMSLSQNNFTGSIPASILCNGSVHAPSLRIVHLSFNGFVDFVGPGMSTCISVLQVLDIQHNRIRGTFPLWLTNVTTLTVLDVSNNALFGEVPPQIGNLVKLEVLKMANNSFTGTIPVELKKCGFLSVVDFEGNEFGGEVPSFLGDVTGLRVLSLGGNHFSGSVPVSFGNLSFLEMLSLRGNRLNGSMPEMIMRLNNLTILDLSGNKFTGQVYASIGNLNKLMFLNLSGNGFSGKIPSSLGNLFKLTTLDLSKQNLSGELPLELSGLPSLQVVALQENKLSGDVPEGFSSLTSLQYVNLSSNAFSGNIPENYGFLRSLLVLSLSDNDITGAIPSEIGNCSGIEILELGSNSLAGRIPADLSRLTLLRMLDLSGNNLTGDVPAEISKCSGLTTLLVDHNRLSGDIPGSLWNLPNLTMLDLSSNNLSGEIPSNLSMIPSLVFLNVSGNNLDGEIPPTLGSRFSNPDVFADNPGLCGKPLDTKCEDIDNGKDRKRMIVLVVAVACGAFVLVLFCCFYVFSLLRWRKRLKQGVSGEKKKSPARASSGTSGGRSSSTESGGPKLVMFNTKVTLAETIEATRQFDEENVLSRTRYGLVFKACYNDGMVLSIRRLQDGSLDENMFRKEAESLGKVKHRNLIVLRGYYAGPPDMRLLVYDYMPNGNLATLLQEASHQDGHVLNWPMRHLIALGIARGLAFLHQSSMVHGTVKPQNVLFDADFEAHLSDFGLEKLTIATTPGEASTSASVGALGYVSPEAVLTGEATKESDVYSFGIVLLELLTGKRPVMFTQDEDIVKWVKKQLQRGQITELLEPGLLELDPESSEWEEFLLGVKVGLLCTAPDPLDRPTMSDIVFMLEGCRVGPDIPSSADPTSQPSPV, from the coding sequence ATGCCTGTTCTTCTTCTCCTACTGCTGTTCTGCGCACCCCTCTTAACGTGCGCCGATCGCAGTGCCGTTACTGTTGTGGAGATCCAAGCCTTGACGTCTTTCAAGCTCAACCTTCACGACCCCGTCGGAGCTCTCGACGGTTGGGATCCAACGTCGCCGGCGGCACCCTGCGACTGGCGGGGAGTAGCCTGCACCAATAGCCGAGTTACGGAGTTGCGCCTGCCTCGCCTTCAACTGGGTGGCAGACTCAGTGAGCGTGTCTCCGAGTTGCGCATGTTACGCAAGATAAGTCTTCGTTCCAACAACTTCAACGGAACCATTCCTTCGTCCCTCTCCAAATGCACGCTCTTATGGTCATTGTTCCTTCAGGATAACTCGTTTTCCGGCAACCTTCCGACGGAGATCGCGAACCTCACCGGCCTTAAGATTCTCAACGTCGCGCTAAACCGCCTCTCCGGCAGTATCCCCGGCATTCTCCCTCTCGGCCTCAAAGCCCTCGACCTCTCGTCGAACGCCTTCTCCGGCGCGATTCCGAGCTCCATAGCGAACCTATATCAGCTTCAGTTGATAAACCTGTCGTATAACCATTTTTCCGGCGAGATCCCGGCGAGCCTCGGGGAGCTTCAGCAGCTGCAGTACCTCTGGCTGGACCACAATCTCCTCGGAGGAACGCTTCCTTCGGCGCTCGCAAATTGCTCCGCGCTTCTGCATCTGAGCGTGGAAGGAAACGCGCTTACCGGCGAGATTCCGTCGGCGATTTCGGTGCTCCCGAAACTTCAGGTGATGTCGCTCTCTCAGAATAATTTCACCGGCTCCATTCCAGCTTCCATTTTGTGCAACGGTTCGGTTCACGCGCCGTCGCTGCGGATTGTTCACCTCAGTTTCAACGGATTCGTTGATTTCGTGGGACCTGGGATGAGCACGTGTATCAGTGTTCTTCAGGTTTTGGATATTCAGCACAATCGCATACGAGGCACGTTCCCGTTGTGGTTGACCAACGTGACTACGTTAACCGTGCTTGATGTGTCGAACAATGCACTTTTTGGGGAGGTTCCGCCTCAAATAGGAAACCTTGTGAAGTTGGAGGTTTTAAAGATGGCTAATAATTCCTTCACCGGTACCATTCCAGTAGAACTGAAGAAATGTGGGTTCCTAAGTGTCGTTGACTTTGAAGGCAACGAGTTTGGCGGAGAAGTTCCTTCGTTTTTGGGTGATGTGACGGGGCTGAGGGTGCTATCTCTCGGTGGGAACCACTTCTCTGGTTCTGTTCCGGTGAGTTTTGGAAACCTTTCATTTCTTGAAATGTTGAGTTTGAGAGGTAACAGGTTGAATGGAAGTATGCCTGAGATGATAATGAGATTGAACAATTTGACGATACTGGATCTTAGTGGAAACAAATTTACGGGTCAAGTTTATGCGAGTATTGGGAATTTGAATAAGTTGATGTTTCTCAATCTTAGTGGCAATGGCTTCTCTGGAAAAATTCCTTCTAGTTTGGGGAATCTTTTTAAGCTAACTACGCTTGACTTGAGCAAACAGAATCTTTCTGGAGAGTTACCGCTTGAGCTTTCGGGATTGCCCAGTTTGCAAGTTGTTGCACTGCAGGAAAACAAGTTATCTGGTGATGTGCCTGAAGGGTTTAGCAGTTTGACGAGTTTGCAGTATGTTAATCTCAGTTCTAATGCCTTTTCCGGGAATATTCCTGAAAATTATGGCTTTCTTCGTTCCTTGCTTGTTCTTTCGTTGTCTGATAATGACATAACAGGAGCAATCCCTTCGGAAATTGGAAACTGCTCTGGTATTGAAATTCTTGAGCTTGGATCAAACTCTCTGGCAGGTCGCATTCCTGCTGATCTCTCTCGTCTCACCCTTTTGAGAATGCTTGATTTGAGTGGAAACAATTTAACTGGGGACGTGCCTGCGGAAATCTCCAAATGCTCGGGGCTAACCACTTTGCTGGTGGATCACAACCGTCTTTCCGGGGATATTCCTGGGTCCTTGTGGAATCTACCTAACCTGACAATGCTAGATCTCTCTTCTAACAACTTGAGTGGGGAAATTCCTAGCAATCTTTCTATGATTCCCAGTCTAGTGTTCTTAAATGTCTCGGGAAATAACTTGGACGGTGAGATACCACCAACATTGGGATCTCGGTTCAGTAACCCCGATGTATTCGCAGATAATCCAGGTTTATGTGGGAAGCCATTGGATACGAAATGCGAAGATATAGATAATGGTAAGGACAGAAAGAGGATGATTGTGCTTGTGGTTGCCGTTGCTTGTGGAGCTTTTGTACTGGTTTTGTTTTGCTGCTTCTACGTGTTCAGTCTACTGAGATGGCGTAAAAGACTGAAACAAGGAGTATCGGGTGAAAAGAAAAAGAGTCCAGCCAGAGCCAGTTCTGGAACAAGTGGAGGTCGTAGCAGCAGCACTGAGAGTGGGGGACCAAAACTAGTGATGTTCAACACCAAAGTTACACTTGCTGAGACCATTGAAGCAACAAGACAATTTGACGAAGAGAACGTGCTGAGCAGAACAAGGTATGGATTAGTGTTCAAAGCCTGTTACAACGATGGAATGGTCCTTTCCATTCGCAGGCTCCAAGATGGATCATTGGATGAAAACATGTTTAGAAAAGAAGCCGAATCACTAGGCAAAGTGAAGCACCGAAATTTAATAGTTCTGAGAGGTTACTATGCTGGGCCACCTGACATGAGACTCCTAGTATACGATTACATGCCTAATGGAAACCTCGCAACCCTCCTCCAAGAAGCTTCTCACCAAGATGGCCACGTTCTAAATTGGCCAATGCGACACCTCATTGCACTGGGCATTGCCCGTGGTTTAGCCTTCCTACACCAGTCCTCAATGGTCCACGGCACCGTTAAACCACAAAATGTCCTATTCGATGCAGATTTCGAAGCCCATTTGTCAGATTTCGGGTTAGAAAAGTTAACAATAGCCACGACCCCAGGCGAAGCCTCAACTTCAGCATCCGTTGGCGCATTGGGTTACGTTTCTCCAGAAGCAGTCTTAACCGGGGAAGCCACAAAGGAGAGTGATGTTTACAGCTTTGGCATTGTGTTGTTGGAACTGCTGACTGGAAAACGACCCGTCATGTTCACCCAGGACGAAGACATAGTGAAGTGGGTAAAAAAACAACTGCAAAGGGGTCAAATAACAGAGCTATTAGAACCGGGTTTGCTTGAGTTGGACCCTGAATCATCAGAGTGGGAAGAGTTTTTACTGGGTGTAAAAGTTGGGTTACTTTGCACAGCACCCGACCCTCTTGATCGACCAACCATGTCTGACATTGTTTTCATGCTCGAAGGCTGCCGAGTTGGTCCTGATATCCCATCCTCTGCAGATCCCACCTCCCAACCTTCTCCGGTGTAA